TTAGCTGAACAGTGACGTGACGTTGTCTTTGTCTCCGCTGCTGCTGTAGTTGAACTGGTAACAGGATTTCTAGtgaaagatgattccagcctgtgcactaatccctctgctctgtgttcacataggtgaatgctatgattcagattctaaaacactttggttggacttgggcaggtctgctcatcagtgatgatgattatggagtccacgctgcccgatcctttcactctgatctgggtccagctggtggaggttgtctggcttacacagagattttgccctggagtgacgaccctgctgaactaaagagaatagtggatgtgatgaggaaatctacagctcgagtggtgattgtgtttgcaaataAGAGTCACATGATGAACCTtatgaaagaggtcagtccttAAAGAGATATGTTGCAAAACCCTTTTAgcctttgaaaaacaaattttgttatttatactaATATCTATAATtagtaaatgtatgtaaaatacatgtttgtttatgacatcaactgtggaaacattttactttactgGTATGAATTTTTACACTCGTTATAATGCAAATATAAACAAGTGCTGCAAAAAAGTCTTTAGAAAACAGATTTCATTACtaatatttcacttttaatcagaatcagaattgttttttattgccaaatacatttacacatacaaggaatttgactttgtgttttggtgcatttaaatctaataaaataaaatgcatactGTCAGTTAAACGTTTCATTAATGGCATTAatgcaaacccattttaacgggGTCAATTTTTTATCACGAGATTAACGTTATTTTGTGCCaagcaaactttgtagtttttgcTATTCATGAGACTGAGCAGAGGGGAAGAAactagtcacttgtttgtgtgtatgtgtgtgtaagtgcgtGCTTGTGACGTGCACATGTCTTTGTATTGTTGGATTGCAATATTGTACTTAAAATGGGGTTGTTTGACTACATAAATGGGATCATTGACTTTTTAATGACATCTGCATATTACCATTGTGTTGACTTAACATTAGTCCTAATCCAATTCAGGGAAGTTGATATCTTACAGTGTAATTGGCTACTACAATgggaacattttaaatttataaGACCACAGCCTATTACCAGAAGGAAGGGGTTGGCCATGAGTTTACCTGCACGCTTCAGGGTCCTGGAGATGTACAGGTCATGAAGGTCCCCAGGAAGCATAGAGAGTCCATGGTGGAAATGGCAGAATTGCAGAGGGTGATGAGGGCAGGGCTAACAGTGTCTTTTCTGTAGTCCGCAACCATTCTCCACTGTTTTAAAACGTTCAGCTCTAAGTTGTTTTTACTGCACCAGGTCACCAGGCGGTCAACCTCACACCTGAAGGTGGACTCGTCCCCACCGGAGATGAGTCCAATGTTTTCCCACCTGCTGCTTCCTGTGAGACAGGAAGTCTGTTGGGCACAATCAGCTGGGAGAGCTTGTCCTGTAGCAAAACTGGGCTTACTGTGTTGAAAGCAGAGctgaaatacacaaacaggatcctggtATAGGTTCCTGCTGAGTCCAGGTGCTCCAGGATATAGGTTCAGGGCCAGGTTAACAGCATCATCTACCaacctgttggctctgtaggcaaactgtGGGGGGTCCAGCAAAGGGTATGTGATGGTTTTCAGCACAAGGTGCTCGAAGGACTTCCTTACCACCGAGGTCAGGGTGACAGGGTCTGTAGTCGTTTAGTCCTGTGATCCTAGTTTTTTTGGCGACTGGGATGATGGTGAAGCCTTTGAAGCAAGCAGGTACATGACATGTCTTCAGCGAGGTgttaaatatatgaaaaaaatgtgaaagaacTGGAGACAGCCCAGTGCTTCAAGGTGAAGGGGGAGACAGAGTCATGGCCAGCAGCTTTGTGGGGGGGTTGCCTCTGAAGATTTTATTATGGTCTCTCTCCATGATGGAcaaagctgttgttgttgctgaggtgtatgtggggtgggggtgggtgggCTAGATTGGCTTAGCAAGAGGGCCACTGTTTGTTTACCAGGACTAATTCAAATTTGCATGGAATAGTGTGTAAAACAATCATTAACTTTTATACTTGTTACAATGCAAtttacaggtggtgaggcagaatgtgacaggcctgcagtggatggccagtgaagcctggtcaTCACTTGttgtgctccagactcctcacttCATGAcatacctgggtggaacactgggcatctccATTCGTCGAGGAcaaataccaggactcagggacttcctgtcacaaatacgtcctgaccttcatcaaagcagcaaagatggaaacagcatggtgagAGTTGCCCTGTGACTTTGAATTTGTGAGAATAATATACTGGCATTAATCTAAAAATGAACTTAActgcaggtgaatcagttttgggaaaacacatttcagtgcagatttgcaccacctccagcaggttgggtggaagctggaggagaattatgcactggacaggaagttatagagaatgtgaaGAATGAATTGGtggatgtttcaaacctcagatcagagtataatgtgtataaggctgtgtacgctctggcatatgctcttgataaaatgctgcagtgtgagccagggagaggacctttcagcaacaacacctgtgctcaattacaaagactggagccatggcaggtgaggtatcagtttacactcaattctttatttcctttgtatttctttatgaTTTGATTAAAGTGTAAGAACATCATAGATCAATACATAAAAGCATCTCACTTTCCATATACAGCAGGCAGAAAGTAGATTGTAATATCAGGTCAAATGTGATGTGACTTCAAATTAAATtctttgatgtattttttttttaagtttaccAATGAGTAGATTTATATGAATTTCTCTGTACTGTTGTGTTCACAAATATACTGTCACACAGATTAACTTTATACaagttaaatacataaaacgAAAGTTAGAAGTAAATTCCATCTGCACTCTATTATTTACTATTTTCATTCTTCAACACTGGTAACAGCTAAGGCCAGAGGCAGTGTTTTCAAGTTGTCAGTCAATTATCTTTAGCAAATTCTGTCTACTTTGGCACAGTCGTTAATAAATTCCCGTCTAAGTCAACATGCACAAGTTACATGAGAAACTTGTGAATCTGTTGGTCAGCTGAGGCAAACAACTGCTGAGCATTGATtgtagtttttgttcttgttttccttttgtgtctGATTCTATTATCTAAAGCTTGTGTATTACCTGGACAAGGTTAACTTCACCACAtcatttggtgatcaagtgtcatttgatgagaatggtgatgccttacctgtatatgacatcatgaactgggtgtggctccctgatggaagtactaaagttcagagagtgggtgaggttaagaggtcagccttcaaaggtgaagaactcacactggatgaagacaaaatcttctggaactttgaatccaaacaggttatttcTTAAACGTTTTAGATTACTATCTCTTTCCCCCACTCACTGTCTAGAGTCATACTTTTTCTGTGAGTCCAAAGAGGTTTGCTGTGGTCCATCTCACATATATGATGTCATCCACCCATGTGCGTGATGGCACTGACAAAACCTTCATAGACATACATGTACacttttttttggctgtgtACCGTAATAACCAAATGCTTAAGCTTCATGTAACACACTTTCCAGTATATTTACTGGGACCCTCTTGTTTTGGTTGAAGAAGGGACATCCAAGAACACAATTACCATGGACTCTTGCCTGAAGTTGTGCAAGAACATTTGGTAATTCCCTCACCTGTACAGTCTTCAAGAACATACAAATGGGGCTGATCTCCTGGTGAGAAAACACTGCTTTTGATATGAGATCAACTCCACGTTAGTTCGAACACAAGACCACAAAGACCCTCAAAGACTCTGCAGACAAggaacatattttcttttaaattgaattgacatttatttttccagaaAATATCCTTTACGATGAATTATGTCTTTACCAAGGATGTCCTGGCCAAAAGCACTAACCGCACATTTTGCAAAAGCAAAAGTATGTAGAAGCCCACATAGGATACAATAACAAATCCTGaattttctccacacagcctcctcggtcagtgtgcagtgagagttgtcctccaggtacccgcatggccagaaagaagggggaacctgagtgttgttttgactgtgtcccttgttctgagggaaagatcagcaatacaaccggtgagtgtaaagttttaaacgccacagttcagagatgttgtataaacatgtatctcaacactttccctcttttctcagactccatggagtgcaccagttgtccagacgatttctggtccagcccccagcgtgaccactgtgttcctaagaaaacagagttcctctcctaccatgagcctctgggtatctgcttgacaatcacctcactgttgggcacatttatctgtgttgctgttctgggcatcttcatccatcatcacagcacacctatagttcgtgccaacaattcagaactcagttttcttctcgtggtgtcacttaagttctgtttcttgtgttcgttgctcttcattggacgacccagattatggacttgccaactaagacatgcagcatttggcatcagctttgtgctttgtgtctcatgtatcctggtgaaaaccatggtggttctggctgtgttcagggcctccaaaccaggaggtgagtccagtctga
The nucleotide sequence above comes from Solea senegalensis isolate Sse05_10M linkage group LG3, IFAPA_SoseM_1, whole genome shotgun sequence. Encoded proteins:
- the LOC122766201 gene encoding extracellular calcium-sensing receptor-like → MNQSKVMRIFLDDLLLLMLFSYFSSAVSSSLYSSSCQLQEQFRLNGMHKTGDVILGGLFVINFFSADPDLTFTSESQLPTCYGFNIIGFRQAQSMAFAIDEINRNSNLLPNVTLGYSLYDNCGQLGIGFRAALTLVSGQEEQVTLEDSCVGPPPVLGIVGDTTSSNSIAISTAIGLYRVPLVSYFATCSCLSDGQKFPSFFRTIPSDAFQVNAMIQILKHFGWTWAGLLISDDDYGVHAARSFHSDLGPAGGGCLAYTEILPWSDDPAELKRIVDVMRKSTARVVIVFANKSHMMNLMKEVVRQNVTGLQWMASEAWSSLVVLQTPHFMTYLGGTLGISIRRGQIPGLRDFLSQIRPDLHQSSKDGNSMVRVFWENTFQCRFAPPPAGWVEAGGELCTGQEVIENVKNELVDVSNLRSEYNVYKAVYALAYALDKMLQCEPGRGPFSNNTCAQLQRLEPWQLVYYLDKVNFTTSFGDQVSFDENGDALPVYDIMNWVWLPDGSTKVQRVGEVKRSAFKGEELTLDEDKIFWNFESKQPPRSVCSESCPPGTRMARKKGEPECCFDCVPCSEGKISNTTDSMECTSCPDDFWSSPQRDHCVPKKTEFLSYHEPLGICLTITSLLGTFICVAVLGIFIHHHSTPIVRANNSELSFLLVVSLKFCFLCSLLFIGRPRLWTCQLRHAAFGISFVLCVSCILVKTMVVLAVFRASKPGGESSLKWFGAMQQRGTVLLLTSVQAAICTVWLVSASPVPHKNTQYHNDKIVYECVVGSTVGFAVLLGYIGLLAVLSFLLAFLARNLPDSFNEAKLITFSMLIFCAVWVAFVPAYINSPGKYADAVEVFAILASSFGLLVALFGPKCYIILVRPERNTKKAIMGRGTTT